A stretch of DNA from Shewanella sediminis HAW-EB3:
GCTGGATTTGGTGGCGTGCTGCTGGCTCGCTACGGTACGATGAAGATACTCTTTGTCGGTGCCCTGCTTGTCGCCGTCACGAACCTATTGTTTGCCTACCAAGCGGTGGTGGGATACAACGTCCCCCTGTTAACGGTCGTCATCTCCATCGATAACTTCAGTGCAGGTATCGCAACTGCGGCCTTTATTGCCTACCTTTCGAGTCTGACCAGCAGTGGCTACAGTGCCACGCAATACGCGCTACTCTCCTCTATAATGTTACTTTTCCCTAAATTTATCGCGGGCTTCTCGGGTGCCTACGTCGATGCCTACGGTTATGTGAACTTCTTCATTGGCGCCAGTATTATCGGCTTACCCGTTCTATGGTTAGTGCTCTTGGTAGACAGGCGAACGCGACATGATGAGAGATTAAAGCAGGAGCTACAAACAAAAAATGACGAGTCCCATAGCTCGGCCGAGCGGCAGACTTAACCTTTTCGGTAAACACCTATAAAACAAAAAAGCCCTCATAATGAGGGCTTTAACGTTACAGGCTAGCGACTAAGAGTCAATCACGGAAGTTATTGAACTGGAATGGCTGACCTAATTCAGACTCACGAGCCAATGCCATGACGGCTTGCAGATCGTCGCGCTTCTTACCGGTAACACGCACCGAATCACCCTGAATAGATGATTGAACCTTCAGCTTACTGTCTTTAATCATCTTGACTAACTTTTTAGCGATCAGGGTTTCAATGCCCTCTTTAAAGCGCACCTTTAAAGAGAAAGTCTTGCCACTATGCAGCGCCTTTTCATCGACATCCATGGAAGCCGGATCGACACTACGCTTACTCATCTGCATGCGTAGTATGTCGACTAATTGCTGACACTGAAAATCATCTTCAGCCGATAGCGTGACCACATGGTCTTTATACTCGATGCTCGCTTCCTTACCACGAAAATCGAAACGACTCTTCAGTTCACGTACTGAGTTTTCTACGGCATTTCGCAGCTCAACTTCATCGACTTCAGAAACAATATCCATTGAAGGCATTTTAGTGTCCTATTACAGTATTTTTTGTGGGGTTAGTTTACCGTATCTGGAGTAAATATGAAGCCTTATCAACGAGAGTACATCTTTGCTTAACTGCAAATTATGGATGATATTCTTGGTGACAATCTGCCACCATTTTTCTATGATGGCACAAACAACAAAACTTCCATCGACATAGTGATATCAAGACGAAACATATTTAAACTGGCGCTGGCCATAGCCCTGATAGTCATCAGTTACCTGGTTTTTTCCAGGCCCAACTACCCTCAACTGATCCCTCATATGGACAAAGTTGGGCACCTTGGTAGTTTCTTCTGTCTCTCTTACCTGACCCACTTAGCGTTCAAGCCCAGATGGCAATATCTGGCTATTACTCTTGCCGGTTATGCTGTTTTCATTGAACTGGTTCAGTCCACGCTGCCTTATCGCAGCGCATCGGTCGGCGACTTCATTGCCGATATGGCCGGAGTCATGCTGTTCTATCTGTGCCATTGGAGCTACCTTCGTTATTTCCGTGCAGCTAAGCTCACTGAATCCGAATAAACTAATTTGATTGAAACAATAGAGTGCATCCATGGGTCAACAACTAGTCGATGAAAAAAAGATTGCGATTCTGGGCGCCGGCGCCGTAGGTCAGCTCATCTACCAACAACTACTCACCGACGGGAATGCCCCCCTACTCATCGCCAGAGAAAATGAACGGCAAAAGATAGTCACCTTTACCGCTTTAGATGGCCAGGTAACCAAATCGACAGCCATACTGGCCTCGCCTAAGAGTGTGTCCCCACTACTTGAACAGGTTCGACTCCTCATCGTCTGTGTCAAAGCCTATCAAGTAAGTGACGCAATAAGATCTATCATAGATAAGCTATCCCCAAAATGTCACATCATATTGCTTCATAACGGTATGGGCCCTCATCTCGAGGTACCTGAGCTTCTCCATGGGCAAGGGTTAAGTTTAGGAACCACCTCTCAGGCGGCGCTTAAGCACGAACGCTGGCACATAGAACAAACCGGCTCGGGAAGTACTCAGTTAGGACATCTCACAGGTCCTCAGCTAAGCCAAGAGTTAAGAACACGCTTGTTGAGCGCCATTCCAAACAGCCAATGGTGTGAGCCGATTTTACCTTCGCTCTGGCACAAACTCGCCATCAATGCGGCCATCAACCCTCTCACTGCGATACATAACTGTAGCAATGGAAAATTAGCCGAAGAGCAATATTGCAACCAAATCTCTGCAACGGTTACAGAGTTAGCAGAGGTCGCTTCAGCCGATGGTATCGAACTCGATAAGTCAGCGCTCATTAACCGGGTATACGAGGTTATAGGGCTGACAGCGGCCAACTTCTCATCAATGCATCAAGATGTCCTGAACAAGAGAAAGACAGAGATTGAGTCGATTAATGGTTATGTGGTGCAAAGAGCAAGGCACCATCAATTATCGACAAAGGTAAATTTAAGTCTGCTCGAACAGGTAAAAAAAATGGAATCTGATTACCTCAAATGAGTTGATCTCATCAATGCCAACAGCTGTGGGCGATAAAGAATACCTAAGCAGTATTTTTTATCTCCCCCCCGCCCCTTTTAACCACATTGCATTTCCCACTCCCCCGCTCTATTGAGTGAACATTGAGTGAGTACTTAGTGACAGAGTGCATCACTTCATTTTTCGTCTACTATTATGAGAAGAGAAAGTAGATTGAAAACTATGGAAAAATCATATGCAAAGAGAGCAGTGGAACTCACGTATAGGCTTTATTCTCGCAGCTGTTGGTTCTGCTATCGGGTTAGGTAATATCTGGCGATTCCCCTATATGGCCTATGAAAATGGTGGGGGGGCCTTCTTCATCCCTTACCTCTTTGCCATGATATCTGCCGGTATCCCTTTTATGATAATGGAGTTTAGTCTCGGACATAAACTGCGTGGAGCCGCGCCCAAAGTATTCTCCAGATTAGGCATACATTATGGACTCAGGCTGGAGTGGCTCGGCTGGTTTCAGGTTCTCATCGCTGCAGTCATAGCTGTGTATTACGTGGCCATTATCGGCTGGACTATCTCCTTCTTAGGCTTCTCATTTACACAGAGTTGGGGAACCGACACCAACGCTTTCTTCTTCAATGAATACCTGCAACTTGGCGATAACTCCCCCACCAGCTTAGGAGTTTTCCAACCACATATCGCCCTGCCGATGGCCATCGCTTGGGCCATTACCTCCTTAGCCATTTTTACCGGCGTGAGGGGGGGAATAGAGCGCGCGAGTAAAATTATGATGCCCCTACTGTTCATCATGGTATTAGTCTTGATAGGCAGAATTGTATTTCTTCCCGGTGCGCTCGAAGGCCTCAACTATCTTTTTCAGCCTGATTTTAGCAAAATATTGGACACTAAGGTCTGGTCTGCAGCCTATGGGCAGATCTTCTTCACCTTAAGTGTAGGTTTCGCCATTATGCTCGCATATTCGAGCTATCTCCCTGAAAAGTCGGATATCAACAATAATGCGTTCATGACAGTGCTAATCAACTGTGGTTTCTCTATCATGGGCGGGATCATGATATTCGGAGTGCTTGGCTATATGGCACAAGAGCAGGCTAAACCTTTGACTGAGGTGGTCACATCCGGCGTTGGGCTGGCATTTGTAACGATCCCCGCAGCCATTAATCTACTCCCGGCACCTTATATACTCGGGCCACTATTTTTCTTCGCATTGGTGGTTGCAGGTCTGAGTTCCCATATCTCTATCCTTGAAGCCGTGACCTCAGCCATTATGGATAAGCTTCACCTGCCCCGCAAAAAAGCGGCTGCGATAGTATGCGGTACCGGCTTTATCATCTCCATGGCGTTTGCCACCAATGGCGGGCTGCTACTGCTCGACCTTATCGACTACTTTATTAATAATATCGCCCTGCTATTCAGCTGCTTCATTGAACTCATCATCCTTACCTGGCTATTTAAAATTGCCGATGTAAGAGACTACACCAATCGACTCTCGGAATTCACCATAGGCATATGGTTTGAGCTCTGTTTACGCTTTATCAGCCCGGCAATGTTGGGCATCATTCTCGTTAGGAACTTAGTCAACACTGTCAATAATGGTTATGGTGATTACCCGATAGCAGACCAGCTACTCTTAGGTTGGGGGCTCATTGCCATCATGTTGTTTATCTCAATATTGATAAACTTCGCATCCAATCACAAGGAAGAACTATGAGTACCGGAGCAATAATCATGTTGGTGCTGGCCCTTACCATCACTTGGGGTGGCGCCGCTATTTGCATTGCAATAGCGATGAGAGCCCGAAAGCTTAAGTAATACCCGTAGGTATAATAGCTAACATAGAAGCTTAAATTAGCAATTTAACTTAGCGGCCTCAATTTTAGCTATCGCCTCCAAATAGGGCGTATCCTGGCAAACGGAAGTCCAGATTGTTTGCGGTTCCCTGCATCGTCAGTTGCAGCAATTTTTTATCCGAGTTAGATTACCCCCTCACTTCCCCAGAAGTTAATACGAATCAAGATGCCGACAGCCCGTACCCCAGCTTTTCTTTATTCATTCAAAAGAAGTGCGATATTTTACGCCACCATGTTTATCGCCATACTTGTCAGCGTAAATTTTATCGATCGAGGGCTGGCAGACATTATTTATCAACATTCATTTGCCAACTCATTGATCAAATTGATGAGTAATACTCCCCTGTTTTTAGAGATCTTGGCTGCTATTACGGTCGCGCTTTGTATCGTCCCTAAGCTACGTCACCAATATAGATGGTTAGCGATAAACCTGGCGGCAACCTTTATCCTGGCGTCCATACTGCGCGTTAGTGCAAAAGCCCTGTTTGGCCGCACTTGGCCTCAGACCTGGGTTAACAATAACCCCTCCTGGATAAGCGACCGTATCGAAGGGTTTCACCCTTTTGCCGAGGGGCTCGCCTACAACTCATTTCCATCGGGTCACGCCCTGTTCACCTTTGCACTGGCGACGACCTTCTGGTATCACCTGCCACGGTATCGACCACTCTGGATTGCCACCATGTGTGCCGTATTTATCGGACAATTGGGACAAAACTATCACTATCTGGGGGACCTGCTAGCTGGTGCGACATTGGGGACATTTATCGCGCATATGGTTATTATTGCAACTAAGAAGGTAAGCAGCAGAAGCTGCAGGGCCTAGGTTGTTCTAGATGAAACCTTGCTTCGTATAGCTTTACCAGACAGGTTTCAGCCAGTAGAAAAGTGATTAACCCCACATCACCAATATGGCTGCAACAGCTATCAAGACTAAGGCAAATACCTCTTTAATTTTGACCTTCTGCTTTAGCCAGAACATGGCAATCAGCAAAGTGAAAAATACCTCTATCTGTCCCAATGTTTTGACATAGGGCACGGCCTGCAGGGACATGGCACTAAACCAGCCTATGGAACCCAAACAGCTGGTGATACTGGTCAGCAGGGTCAGCTTGGGGCGCTGCCAGAGTGCCGTTAAGGTCTGCTTATCAGAAGCATAGAGATATGCCAGCAGCACGATGGTTTGAATCGTTATCACAAATAGTAAAACCCAGGCCGCCCGGTGAGGAAAAGGCAGGTCTAAATTCAGGCTCGCCTCACGCACCCACAGTGATGTCAGCGCAAATGCGCTGCCGCAAGCCAGCCCGATTGACGCGGTCTGTAAGGAGATATCCTTTAATCCCTTACGGCTGCTCATCAGGAAGACTGCGATGCCGCCGATAATCACACCGAGCCAGCCCAGCAACGAAAGCTGAGTACCGAAAAAGAGAACCCCCAATACCGCAGCCACTAAGGCCTCACTCTTGGCAAGCCCGGCGCCAACGGCAAAGTTTTTCAGTTTAAATAACTTCACCATCAAGGCCGTAGCTACAATCTGCATTGCCGAAGCCCCGAGCACATAAAGCGAGAAGGCAGATGAGAACTCGGGTAACTCCACCGGTCGCCATAGATAGAGTATCAACAGGTATAGCCCTGCTATGGGGCCGGCCCAGAGAAAACGCGCCAGGGTGACACCGGCGACTTTCACCTCTCTGCTCAGTTGGCTCTGAAAGGCATTACGCCAAGCCTGCATGGACGCGGCGAGAAAGGTAAACAAGATCCACATAAAGAATGAACACTTCTGACAGCTGAAATAGCTGTTAAGCGTATCCTATCCTCTTATGTCAAACGACCCAAAGCAGAGGAAAATTAAATATACTCATTATCAGTCAAAGTAATAGTGAGCCCCGAACAAGTCGGGGCTTTAATCTGATATCGCTATCTGATGATAGCTGACAATTGGTTCAACACTTAGTAAGTGTAACTGGCCCCCAAGCCTAGTGGCATACCAATCGACCAGTAAATCAGTAACCAACTACTCCACAATGCAAGCAAACAAAGACTAAAAGGTAACATCATTGAGATGAGGGTACCTATACCGATATCTTTCACGTAGCGCTGACAATAGACAACGACAAGTGGGAAGTACGGCATTAACGGGGTAATAATGTTGGAACTGGAATCACCGACACGGTAAGCCGCTTGTGACAGATCCGGGCTGATATTCAATTGCATTAACATAGGCACCAGCACCGGACCAATTAAGGCCCACTTAGCCGATGATGAACCGACAAACAGGTTCACGAAGGCGACTAAGATGATCAACCCAACTATGGTCACTTCAGCTGACAAATTCATCGCCTGAAGACCACTTGCCCCTTCAACCGCAATTAGCGCTCCTAAGTTTGATGCTGAAAACGCCGCCACAAATTGAGCACAGAAAAATGCCATCACGATATAGTGAGACATTCCACTCATCGACTTAGACATGGCTTGAACGACATCAATCGAGTTTTTAAAGGTGCCGGTCATATAACCATAAATCATCCCGGGGATCACAAAGAAGATGAAGATCAGCGGCACGATTGACTGCATTAAGGGGGCGCTGAAACTGGTGAGCGAGCCATTAGCGTCACGTAGTGTTGAGGTTTCAGAGACAGTGAGCGAGAAGAAGCCGATAACAGCAGTCAGCATAATAAAGGTGGCAACACGAAATGCTTTCTCCTCTTTAGGTGTGCTTTCTTCCATAGAAGGCACATCGACCTCTTCGGTATTAACCTTATGAGTACGGTTCAACCTGGGCTCCAGTACCTTATCGGTCAGATACCAGATAATTAACACGATAGGAATGCAGGAACTTGCGGCGAAGAACCAGTTGTTCAACGGGTTAATCTGAATATCCGGGTCAACAATTTGCGCTGCCGACTGAGTAAAGCTTTGCAGTAGCGGATCGATACCCGACGGAATAAAATTAGCACAGAAACCACCAGATACACCGGCGAAAGCAGCTGCAATACCCGCTAACGGATGACGGCCTACGGTAAAGAAAATCACCCCTGCAAGCGGAATAACCACCACATAACCTGCATCTGTAGCGGTATGAGAGATAATCCCTACCAAAACTACTGCAGGCGTTAAAAATTTAAGCGGGGTGACTTTGAGCATCTTCTTAAGTGCGGTATTAATAAAGCCAGAATGCTCAGCGACACCTACACCTAACATAGCGACTAATACCACGCCCAGTGGTGCAAAGGCCATGAAGGTACTAACCATGCTGGTTAGAAAGTGAGTCAGCGCCTCAGCACTCAGCAAGTTTTTAACTTCTATGGGGGAACTGGTTCTGGGATCTATGGCCTCAAAACTGACACCAGACAGCAGTGCCGATAGCCCCCACACCGCAAAGAGTAAAATAAGAAACAGCATTGCAGGATCGGGGAGTTTGTTACCGACCCTTTCAATTCCATCTAACATTCGTCCGAGTTTCCCCGGAGCTGCCTGTTCATTTGCCATAGTTCATCACCCTCTACTTTTTATAATTAAGCACTCCTGACTTTTCGACAAAAAGCGGGCGCAACATTTTTAATGTCGCGGCAGGATACAGATGCACTCTGTAATCAACCTTAATCCTTGTTAAAAAGCAACAAAAAAGCCCCGGTATAAACCGGGGCTTTGAAAATAGAGCATTAGCTGGTGCTACTTACTGGTATCAATCGCATCGAATGATTTAACCAAGTCATCGACCGCCTTCATCTGAGTCAGATACGCCTCTAACTGATGAAGTGGCAGTGCGCACGGGCCATCACACTTAGCATTATCAGGATCAGGATGCGCTTCGATAAACAGACCAGCCAAGCCAAGTGCCATACCGCTACGGGCAAGTTCTGTAGCCTGAGCACGACGACCACCAGCGCTGTCGCTTCGTCCGCCCGGGCGCTGTAGTGCGTGAGTCGCATCGAAGATCACCGGGTAACCGGACTGCTTCATCTCGTCCATGCCTAACATATCAACCACTAGGTTGTTATAACCGAAGCTACTGCCGCGTTCACACAAGATGATCTTATCGTTACCGGCTTCATTGAACTTAGTAATGATATGACGCATCTCATGAGGCGCTAAGAACTGAGGCTTCTTAACATTGATGATGGCGTCGGTCTTAGCCATTGCCACAACCAGATCCGTTTGACGAGCAAGGAAAGCCGGCAATTGGATAATATCGACCACTTCTGCCACTGGGGCACACTGGTGTACTTCATGAACATCGGTGATAAGAGGGAGATTAAAGGTCGATTTTATCTCTTCGAAAATCTTCAACCCCTCTTCCATTCCCGGACCACGGTATGAATTTACTGAAGAGCGGTTAGCCTTATCGAAAGACGCTTTAAAAACATAAGGAATACCAAGCTTTTGAGTCACTTCGGCGTAAGTTTCAGCAATCTTCATTGCTAAATCGCGCGACTCGAGTACATTCATACCGCCAAACAACACAAAAGGTTTATCGTTTGCAATCTCGATTGAACCCAGACCTATGATTTTATTACTCATTAAAACTTCTCTCTTAAAGAGCCGAGGCGATGCATCGGCATGAATCAATTTGATTTAACGTCTACCTTACTGGCCTAACCATAAACTAGCAGCCACACATCCAGAGTATAGATAACAAGCTACAAGCTGGCACCTAGTACCTAGCATCTAAAAGTTATGTCGCGATGATCTGCAAAATCTGTCCGCACATCCACGCCATATAAGTTCCCACAGCATAGCCCAATACCGCCAGTAACACACCCACAGGTGCTAAAGCCGGATGGAATGCCGCAGCGACTACCGGCGCCGATGCGGCACCACCTACGTTGGCCTGGCTACCTACCGCCATGTAGAACAGCGGGGCCTTGATCAACTTAGCCACGATCAACATAAAGCTCGCATGAACCATCATCCATATTATACCGATCGCGAAGTACCAAAGGTTATCGGGATCGGCAAGTTTTGACACATCCATATGCAAACCGATGGTTGCGACCAGAATATAAAGGAACGCAGATGCCACCTTAGATGCGCCGGCAGCTTCAAGGTGACGAACCGGGCTAAATGACATGGCGAGACCAATACTGGTCACAGTTACGATTAACCAGAAAAACTTAGATGTCAGGCTATAGTCACGCGTCCATGGGTAGTTGGCCTCGAAGAATGGGCCAAGGAAATCGGCAAAAACATGGGCTAAACCTGTGACACCGAAACCCACCGCCACGATCATCATCAGGTCATTTAAGCTCGGAATGCGTGCATTCTCGGCGTGGTACTTTTCAACTTTTTCTTTGAGTCTCTCGATAGCACTCGTATCGGCCCCGGTCTTCTTATCTATCTGCTTGGCTTTAGATGCCATAAACAGCAACACAGCCATCCAGATGTTGGCCACGATAACATCGACGGTCACCATGATAGAGAAGATGTCACCACCCGCTTCATAAATTTCTTTCATGGCTGCCTGGTTGGCACCGCCGCCAATCCAGCTGCCTGCCAGCGTGGTCATTCCTCTCCAAACGGCTTCGGGTCCATGACCACCGATAATTTCGGGGTTAAGGCTGGAGATAATGAGCAGAGCAATGGGCCCACCGATCACGATACCAACCGTACCGGTCAGGAACATGATGATCGCTTTTGGCCCCAAAGAGAGAATAGCCTTTAGATCGACACTTAAGATCAGCAGAACCAGACACGCAGGTAGCAGGTAACGAGATGCAACGAAGTAAAGTTGAGAAGTATGCCCGTCGATAATGTTAAACGTATTGAGCAAGGACGGCAGGAAATAGCACATCAATAACGCAGGAATGAATTTGTAAAACTTCTTCCAGAAAGGATGTTTGCTGTGACTGGTATAAAATACGAAACCTAAAATCACGGCCAGCAGGCCTAAACCTGTGGCATCATTCGTCACTAAAGCGGTACTACTCATTCGGTGTTATCTCCCTAGCCGGCAATTTTGTTGATTGTTTATAGTTATGATTATTATAGTTTTTAGTGTTTTATTATTTTATTTTTTACTGTTAGAACGCTTACTGTTTTAATTAATCTTATTTAAATTGGTTTTCTGGTGAAATTTAACGAATTGATTGCCATCTGTTTGCGACAGAAGCTGAAGTGGTAAAACCGCGAAGAGTTCGGGATAGGGTTTTCATTCATAATTGAAAGAATGTGAATTACCTGTCCGGCTATCTCATGCCTATGTTCAACCACTTCTCACCTTGCCGCATCTTGTCTCATTTTAACTAATGCGAGAAGAAACTAACGCGAGAAGAGACTAATGATAGATCTCTTGTTCCTCTTTGAGCTCTTTCAATTGCATCTTAACTAACTCAATCACAGGATCGTGAGGGCTGTTATCGACAAAATGTTTCAAGTCGGCTGCCGCCACGCTGATACAACCTAACTGCTGCGCGATAAAGGCGCGTTCACGGTTAAGATTCAGATCGTCCTCGTGCCACTGCAATAACAAGTTACAACACTCCATCGCAGGCTCAAACTGATGAGTGACAATACTGCCAGCTTTAAGCTCATGTATCATTCTGGATATCAAACGCTTTAGGCTGGCAGGTTTTAAGTAACCAGGCTTAAAAGGCGCGCCATTACCCAGCTCTCCCCGAACCAAAGCATGCAGTTGATGACGGTTAAGTCGATCGCCGGTCAAGGGATCGATGTAACGAACCTCATCATCGATTCGACTACAAAGAACGGTGGTTCCGGGAAGCAGAAGAGGCTCGAGGTCAAGATCCAGCTGTTTGGCCAGTAACATGAGCACAGTCGCCAAAGTGGTACTGTTTCCCTGACGGGTGGTAACACAAGCCCCTAAATCTGCCGCCTCGACACTGAAATAAGACTCTCGCGCACAAAAACCGAGATCTTGATAGAACCAGTGCAATAGGCCATCTAATCTCGCATGCCTATCCACAACATAATGGCTCAATACCGCACCGGCGATCTCAAGCCAAGCCCATTTAGCGGACTCTACTTTGGAGAACCCCAAATGTTCGGTAATTTCAAATGCCGACTCGGGAAGTTGAATCGTCTCTTTCAATGTAAAAATTGTCATTATCCCAACAGCATCGCTTGTTTAAACATGGCCAATTTTGCAGCGTAAAATATCCAGCCAACCGCACCTAGAGCAGCAAAGACTTTGAACAAAGTGCCTCTTTGTGCCTTCATCGAAATAGTCGCAAGGAAGATATAGGCAACTACAGCCCCTAGCTTTTCACTTAAC
This window harbors:
- a CDS encoding phosphatase PAP2 family protein, whose amino-acid sequence is MPTARTPAFLYSFKRSAIFYATMFIAILVSVNFIDRGLADIIYQHSFANSLIKLMSNTPLFLEILAAITVALCIVPKLRHQYRWLAINLAATFILASILRVSAKALFGRTWPQTWVNNNPSWISDRIEGFHPFAEGLAYNSFPSGHALFTFALATTFWYHLPRYRPLWIATMCAVFIGQLGQNYHYLGDLLAGATLGTFIAHMVIIATKKVSSRSCRA
- a CDS encoding sodium-dependent transporter gives rise to the protein MQREQWNSRIGFILAAVGSAIGLGNIWRFPYMAYENGGGAFFIPYLFAMISAGIPFMIMEFSLGHKLRGAAPKVFSRLGIHYGLRLEWLGWFQVLIAAVIAVYYVAIIGWTISFLGFSFTQSWGTDTNAFFFNEYLQLGDNSPTSLGVFQPHIALPMAIAWAITSLAIFTGVRGGIERASKIMMPLLFIMVLVLIGRIVFLPGALEGLNYLFQPDFSKILDTKVWSAAYGQIFFTLSVGFAIMLAYSSYLPEKSDINNNAFMTVLINCGFSIMGGIMIFGVLGYMAQEQAKPLTEVVTSGVGLAFVTIPAAINLLPAPYILGPLFFFALVVAGLSSHISILEAVTSAIMDKLHLPRKKAAAIVCGTGFIISMAFATNGGLLLLDLIDYFINNIALLFSCFIELIILTWLFKIADVRDYTNRLSEFTIGIWFELCLRFISPAMLGIILVRNLVNTVNNGYGDYPIADQLLLGWGLIAIMLFISILINFASNHKEEL
- a CDS encoding DMT family transporter; this encodes MWILFTFLAASMQAWRNAFQSQLSREVKVAGVTLARFLWAGPIAGLYLLILYLWRPVELPEFSSAFSLYVLGASAMQIVATALMVKLFKLKNFAVGAGLAKSEALVAAVLGVLFFGTQLSLLGWLGVIIGGIAVFLMSSRKGLKDISLQTASIGLACGSAFALTSLWVREASLNLDLPFPHRAAWVLLFVITIQTIVLLAYLYASDKQTLTALWQRPKLTLLTSITSCLGSIGWFSAMSLQAVPYVKTLGQIEVFFTLLIAMFWLKQKVKIKEVFALVLIAVAAILVMWG
- a CDS encoding VanZ family protein, giving the protein MDDILGDNLPPFFYDGTNNKTSIDIVISRRNIFKLALAIALIVISYLVFSRPNYPQLIPHMDKVGHLGSFFCLSYLTHLAFKPRWQYLAITLAGYAVFIELVQSTLPYRSASVGDFIADMAGVMLFYLCHWSYLRYFRAAKLTESE
- a CDS encoding MetS family NSS transporter small subunit; protein product: MSTGAIIMLVLALTITWGGAAICIAIAMRARKLK
- a CDS encoding AbgT family transporter produces the protein MANEQAAPGKLGRMLDGIERVGNKLPDPAMLFLILLFAVWGLSALLSGVSFEAIDPRTSSPIEVKNLLSAEALTHFLTSMVSTFMAFAPLGVVLVAMLGVGVAEHSGFINTALKKMLKVTPLKFLTPAVVLVGIISHTATDAGYVVVIPLAGVIFFTVGRHPLAGIAAAFAGVSGGFCANFIPSGIDPLLQSFTQSAAQIVDPDIQINPLNNWFFAASSCIPIVLIIWYLTDKVLEPRLNRTHKVNTEEVDVPSMEESTPKEEKAFRVATFIMLTAVIGFFSLTVSETSTLRDANGSLTSFSAPLMQSIVPLIFIFFVIPGMIYGYMTGTFKNSIDVVQAMSKSMSGMSHYIVMAFFCAQFVAAFSASNLGALIAVEGASGLQAMNLSAEVTIVGLIILVAFVNLFVGSSSAKWALIGPVLVPMLMQLNISPDLSQAAYRVGDSSSNIITPLMPYFPLVVVYCQRYVKDIGIGTLISMMLPFSLCLLALWSSWLLIYWSIGMPLGLGASYTY
- a CDS encoding ketopantoate reductase family protein, producing the protein MGQQLVDEKKIAILGAGAVGQLIYQQLLTDGNAPLLIARENERQKIVTFTALDGQVTKSTAILASPKSVSPLLEQVRLLIVCVKAYQVSDAIRSIIDKLSPKCHIILLHNGMGPHLEVPELLHGQGLSLGTTSQAALKHERWHIEQTGSGSTQLGHLTGPQLSQELRTRLLSAIPNSQWCEPILPSLWHKLAINAAINPLTAIHNCSNGKLAEEQYCNQISATVTELAEVASADGIELDKSALINRVYEVIGLTAANFSSMHQDVLNKRKTEIESINGYVVQRARHHQLSTKVNLSLLEQVKKMESDYLK
- a CDS encoding YajQ family cyclic di-GMP-binding protein, with the protein product MPSMDIVSEVDEVELRNAVENSVRELKSRFDFRGKEASIEYKDHVVTLSAEDDFQCQQLVDILRMQMSKRSVDPASMDVDEKALHSGKTFSLKVRFKEGIETLIAKKLVKMIKDSKLKVQSSIQGDSVRVTGKKRDDLQAVMALARESELGQPFQFNNFRD
- the kdsA gene encoding 3-deoxy-8-phosphooctulonate synthase, producing MSNKIIGLGSIEIANDKPFVLFGGMNVLESRDLAMKIAETYAEVTQKLGIPYVFKASFDKANRSSVNSYRGPGMEEGLKIFEEIKSTFNLPLITDVHEVHQCAPVAEVVDIIQLPAFLARQTDLVVAMAKTDAIINVKKPQFLAPHEMRHIITKFNEAGNDKIILCERGSSFGYNNLVVDMLGMDEMKQSGYPVIFDATHALQRPGGRSDSAGGRRAQATELARSGMALGLAGLFIEAHPDPDNAKCDGPCALPLHQLEAYLTQMKAVDDLVKSFDAIDTSK
- a CDS encoding transglutaminase family protein, giving the protein MTIFTLKETIQLPESAFEITEHLGFSKVESAKWAWLEIAGAVLSHYVVDRHARLDGLLHWFYQDLGFCARESYFSVEAADLGACVTTRQGNSTTLATVLMLLAKQLDLDLEPLLLPGTTVLCSRIDDEVRYIDPLTGDRLNRHQLHALVRGELGNGAPFKPGYLKPASLKRLISRMIHELKAGSIVTHQFEPAMECCNLLLQWHEDDLNLNRERAFIAQQLGCISVAAADLKHFVDNSPHDPVIELVKMQLKELKEEQEIYH
- a CDS encoding DUF819 family protein, which gives rise to MSSTALVTNDATGLGLLAVILGFVFYTSHSKHPFWKKFYKFIPALLMCYFLPSLLNTFNIIDGHTSQLYFVASRYLLPACLVLLILSVDLKAILSLGPKAIIMFLTGTVGIVIGGPIALLIISSLNPEIIGGHGPEAVWRGMTTLAGSWIGGGANQAAMKEIYEAGGDIFSIMVTVDVIVANIWMAVLLFMASKAKQIDKKTGADTSAIERLKEKVEKYHAENARIPSLNDLMMIVAVGFGVTGLAHVFADFLGPFFEANYPWTRDYSLTSKFFWLIVTVTSIGLAMSFSPVRHLEAAGASKVASAFLYILVATIGLHMDVSKLADPDNLWYFAIGIIWMMVHASFMLIVAKLIKAPLFYMAVGSQANVGGAASAPVVAAAFHPALAPVGVLLAVLGYAVGTYMAWMCGQILQIIAT